The Candidatus Hepatincola sp. Av genome contains the following window.
TTAGCAATTTTTAAATAAACACTCTCATCAATTTCACTATCTTCAATACCAATAATATCAATTCTTGGTATCATAATATCTTGGATACGTTTATTTTTAATAGAAATTATATTAGTAATTAAGTATTGTTCGGAGATATATTCTTCCGATAAATTAGTTCCATTAGGTTTATCATAAAGCAATAATAAGTTTAATAATCTATTATATGTATAATTTTCTAATTTAGGCTTTTTCCGAAAGGATTTTCTTAATTTTTTTCCTAAGAAATTAAGAAATTTTCTAATGAAAGATTTTTTATTTTTTGCTTGTTTCATAATTTATTATTTCCAATAATTTGCTATTATACCACAAGTGCCAAGGTTTAGCTTTTGTAAAAGATAATTTTCCAAAGCATACATTTCCTTAGCCTCCTCTTCAGTGCTATGATCGTAACCCATTAAGTGCAACAAACCATGGATTAACAATTTTAAAAAATATTCATCAAATGGGGTATTAAATTGTTTAGCCTCGTTTTTTGCTACATCTATACAAATAATAATACTCCCAATTAAAATCTTTGGTAATTTTAACCCTTGTTTTAATTCTTGTTGGCTATAATTTTGCAAGGATAAAACATTAGTACTAGTATTCTTTTGCCGATACAAATAATTTAATTTCTGCATTTTTTCACTATTTACTAATATTAATTCTACTACAAATAATTCATTTGAATACTTTAAAAGCCATGAGTTTTCTTGGTTTTGTAAATTTTCTAAAATTACAGATAATTGTTGTTTGGCTAAAGTTTTTAACTTATAAAGCTCATCTTTCTTTAATCCTGTTTTTACTCCTTGAATATTTAACGCTATTGTTGCCATTAAGTTACCCTTGAATAATCTCTGCTACTAAAGAGTTAGCATAAGCATTACAAACTTTAACTCTTACAGTTTGCCCCAACAAAGTAGGGCTAGCATCTTCAATTCTTACAGCCTGCATATAAGGACTTTTTCCTACTAGTTGTTGTTCTTTTCTTCCTGTACGGTTTAACAATAAAGAGAATTCTTTACCTACTGTGCTTTTATTAAAATTATACTGGCTTGTAGCTAATACTTCTTGTAACCTGTGTAACCGTTCTTCTTTCAAAGACTGTGGTATTTGTTGTTCATACAAAGCAGCAGGCGTTCCTAAACGTGGGCTATACATAAAAGCATAAGATTGAATAAAGCCAACAGTTTTAATAACTTGTAAAGTTGCTAAAAAATCTTCTTCAGTTTCTTCAGGAAAACCAACAATAAAGTCTGAAGAAATAGCTAAATTAGGATTAGCTTCTTTTAACCGAGTAATTAATTTTAGATATTCTTCTACAGTATGTTTTCTATTCATAAGTTTTAGAATTTTATTAGAACCAGATTGCAAAGGTAAGTGCAAAAATGGGGCTAACTTTGCTACATCTTG
Protein-coding sequences here:
- the ybeY gene encoding Endoribonuclease YbeY; the protein is MATIALNIQGVKTGLKKDELYKLKTLAKQQLSVILENLQNQENSWLLKYSNELFVVELILVNSEKMQKLNYLYRQKNTSTNVLSLQNYSQQELKQGLKLPKILIGSIIICIDVAKNEAKQFNTPFDEYFLKLLIHGLLHLMGYDHSTEEEAKEMYALENYLLQKLNLGTCGIIANYWK